The Nocardioides salarius genome includes a region encoding these proteins:
- a CDS encoding cell division protein FtsQ/DivIB, with protein sequence MAETRTRASTSTGTVAASSQRRFARRQWSRRWLRLRYVVIAVLALALLVVGVWSVWFSSLLAVEQVEVAGADVLSEQEVREAASVPVGDPVARIDLDAVRARVEALAVVRSADVTRAWPDGVRVEVEERVAVAVVRIGSTLRGMDAEGVVFRDYRDTPTDLPRVDALSGVTSEALREGAAVVAALPEGLAADVDHVEVGTVDQIRLLLRDGREVVWGSSSDAEQKARVLEVLLEQDGRVLDVSVPATPTTRS encoded by the coding sequence GTGGCTGAGACCCGCACCCGCGCGAGCACGTCCACCGGCACCGTCGCGGCCTCCTCGCAGCGCCGCTTCGCGCGCCGCCAGTGGTCGCGGCGCTGGCTGCGGCTGCGCTACGTCGTCATCGCGGTGCTGGCGCTCGCACTGCTCGTGGTCGGGGTCTGGTCGGTCTGGTTCTCCTCGCTGCTGGCCGTCGAGCAGGTCGAGGTGGCCGGCGCCGACGTGCTGAGCGAGCAGGAGGTCCGCGAGGCCGCCTCGGTGCCGGTGGGCGACCCGGTGGCCCGCATCGACCTCGACGCGGTGCGTGCGCGGGTCGAGGCGCTGGCCGTGGTGCGCAGCGCCGACGTGACGCGCGCCTGGCCCGACGGCGTGCGCGTCGAGGTCGAGGAGCGGGTCGCCGTGGCGGTGGTGCGCATCGGCTCGACGCTGCGCGGCATGGACGCCGAGGGCGTGGTCTTCCGCGACTACCGCGACACCCCCACCGACCTGCCCCGCGTCGACGCGCTCTCCGGCGTGACCAGCGAGGCGCTGCGCGAGGGCGCCGCCGTCGTGGCCGCGCTGCCCGAGGGGCTGGCCGCCGACGTCGACCACGTCGAGGTCGGCACCGTCGACCAGATCCGCCTGCTGCTGCGCGACGGGCGCGAGGTGGTCTGGGGCAGCAGCTCCGACGCCGAGCAGAAGGCACGCGTCCTCGAGGTGCTGCTCGAGCAGGACGGCCGGGTGCTCGACGTCTCCGTGCCCGCCACCCCCACCACCCGCAGCTGA
- the murC gene encoding UDP-N-acetylmuramate--L-alanine ligase, with product MRLPVPEVVPGLDELGRVHFVGIGGAGLSAIARIMAARGVEVTGSDDHDTPFLPSLREAGVTCHLGYDPAHLGDLGPGDTAVVTTAAREDNPEVLEARRRGLRLLPRSAGLASVMTERRVLAVAGTHGKTTTTSLLTVALLACGADPTYAVGGVLSATGRNADAGAGDLFVAEADESDGAFLVYRPHAAIVTNVGADHLDTWGTEEAYRAAFAEFVTTIDADGFLVACVDDPGAEALRPLAAARGLELVGVGEGEHADLRALDVVLEGTTSSFTVVDRGRELGRVRLAIPGRHYVLDALAALGVGLRLGMPFEGLRDGLEAFGGTGRRMEAKGEAGGVRVYDSYAHQPIEIAGDLEAARSVAGEGRVVVAFQPHLVSRTRLFGAAMGVALGAADEVVVLDVHLAREDADPEVTGALVADHVPLPAERVAFVPDIADVPAALVDRARPGDLVLTLGAGSVTEVGPRVLELLREAPGG from the coding sequence ATGAGGCTGCCGGTCCCCGAGGTGGTGCCCGGCCTCGACGAGCTCGGCCGCGTGCACTTCGTCGGCATCGGCGGGGCCGGCCTGTCGGCCATCGCGCGCATCATGGCCGCCCGCGGTGTCGAGGTCACCGGCAGCGACGACCACGACACCCCCTTCCTGCCCTCGCTGCGCGAGGCGGGGGTCACCTGCCACCTCGGCTACGACCCCGCCCACCTCGGCGACCTCGGCCCCGGTGACACCGCCGTGGTCACCACCGCCGCGCGCGAGGACAACCCCGAGGTCCTCGAGGCCCGCCGTCGGGGGCTGCGGCTGCTGCCGCGCTCGGCCGGGCTCGCCTCGGTGATGACCGAGCGCCGGGTGCTGGCCGTGGCCGGCACGCACGGCAAGACCACCACCACGTCGCTGCTGACCGTGGCCCTGCTCGCCTGCGGCGCCGACCCGACGTACGCCGTCGGCGGCGTGCTGTCGGCCACCGGGCGCAACGCCGACGCCGGGGCCGGCGACCTCTTCGTCGCCGAGGCCGACGAGAGCGACGGCGCCTTCCTGGTCTACCGCCCCCACGCGGCGATCGTGACCAACGTCGGTGCCGACCACCTCGACACCTGGGGCACCGAGGAGGCCTACCGCGCGGCCTTCGCCGAGTTCGTGACCACCATCGACGCCGACGGCTTCCTGGTCGCCTGCGTCGACGACCCCGGGGCCGAGGCGCTGCGCCCGCTGGCCGCCGCCCGCGGTCTCGAGCTGGTCGGTGTCGGCGAGGGCGAGCACGCCGACCTGCGCGCGCTCGACGTCGTCCTCGAGGGCACCACGTCCTCCTTCACCGTCGTCGACCGCGGCCGCGAGCTGGGCCGGGTGCGCCTGGCCATCCCCGGTCGGCACTACGTGCTCGACGCGCTGGCAGCGCTCGGGGTCGGGCTGCGGCTCGGGATGCCGTTCGAGGGGCTGCGCGACGGGCTCGAGGCCTTCGGCGGCACCGGCCGCCGGATGGAGGCCAAGGGCGAGGCCGGTGGCGTGCGCGTCTACGACTCCTACGCCCACCAGCCCATCGAGATCGCCGGCGACCTCGAGGCCGCGCGCTCGGTGGCGGGGGAGGGCCGCGTCGTCGTGGCCTTCCAGCCCCACCTCGTCTCGCGCACCCGGCTCTTCGGAGCCGCCATGGGCGTCGCGCTGGGCGCCGCCGACGAGGTCGTGGTGCTCGACGTGCACCTGGCCCGCGAGGACGCCGACCCCGAGGTCACCGGCGCGCTGGTCGCCGACCACGTGCCGCTGCCGGCCGAGCGTGTCGCCTTCGTGCCCGACATCGCCGACGTGCCGGCCGCCCTCGTCGACCGGGCCCGCCCCGGCGACCTGGTGCTGACCCTGGGCGCCGGCAGCGTGACCGAGGTCGGGCCCCGCGTGCTCGAGCTGCTGCGGGAGGCGCCAGGTGGCTGA
- the murG gene encoding undecaprenyldiphospho-muramoylpentapeptide beta-N-acetylglucosaminyltransferase produces the protein MRILLAGGGTAGHTSPLLATADALRRLDPTVEITCLGTPRGLENTVVPAAGYPLELVPPVPLPRKPGVDLLKVPARVRAAVRETHAVLDRVDPHVVVGYGGYVSVPAYLAARKRRLPVVVHEQNALPGLGNKLGARVASRRGGRVAVSFPDTPLPGAEYVGLPIRRMISTLDRDALRAEARAFFGLDPDRPTLVVTGGSQGARRINQAVSGAARQLGEAGVQVLHVVGARGEAEPGATTATATPYVVEHFVDRMDLALAAADLMVCRSGANSVVEAAATGVPAVFVPLPIGNGEQELNARPVVEAGGALLVRDEDLHAEWVVANVVPLATDAARLATMSTAARHLVPRDADEALARIVLEAGGATR, from the coding sequence ATGCGCATCCTCCTCGCCGGTGGCGGCACCGCCGGCCACACCTCGCCCCTGCTCGCCACCGCCGACGCGCTGCGCCGGCTCGACCCGACGGTCGAGATCACCTGCCTGGGCACCCCCCGGGGCCTGGAGAACACCGTGGTCCCCGCGGCCGGCTACCCCCTCGAGCTGGTGCCGCCGGTGCCGCTGCCGCGCAAGCCCGGCGTCGACCTGCTCAAGGTGCCCGCCCGGGTGCGCGCCGCGGTGCGCGAGACCCACGCCGTGCTCGACCGCGTCGACCCGCACGTGGTCGTCGGCTACGGCGGCTACGTCTCGGTGCCGGCGTACCTGGCCGCCCGCAAGCGCCGCCTGCCCGTGGTGGTGCACGAGCAGAACGCGCTGCCCGGCCTGGGCAACAAGCTCGGCGCCCGGGTCGCCTCGCGGCGCGGCGGCCGGGTCGCGGTCAGCTTCCCCGACACCCCGCTGCCGGGCGCGGAGTACGTCGGCCTGCCGATCCGGCGGATGATCTCCACCCTCGACCGCGACGCGCTGCGCGCCGAGGCACGCGCCTTCTTCGGGCTCGACCCCGACCGCCCGACCCTGGTGGTGACCGGAGGCTCCCAGGGCGCGCGGCGCATCAACCAGGCCGTCTCGGGCGCCGCCCGCCAGCTCGGCGAGGCCGGCGTGCAGGTGCTGCACGTCGTGGGCGCGCGCGGGGAGGCCGAGCCCGGTGCGACCACGGCGACCGCGACGCCCTACGTCGTGGAGCACTTCGTCGACCGGATGGACCTCGCCCTGGCCGCCGCCGACCTGATGGTCTGCCGCAGCGGGGCCAACAGCGTCGTCGAGGCCGCCGCCACCGGGGTGCCCGCGGTCTTCGTGCCGCTGCCGATCGGCAACGGCGAGCAGGAGCTCAACGCCCGCCCGGTCGTCGAGGCCGGGGGAGCGCTGCTGGTGCGCGATGAGGACCTGCACGCCGAGTGGGTGGTGGCCAACGTCGTGCCGCTGGCCACCGACGCCGCCCGGCTGGCCACGATGAGCACCGCGGCGCGCCACCTGGTGCCCCGTGACGCCGACGAGGCGCTCGCGCGCATCGTGCTCGAGGCCGGGGGAGCGACGCGATGA
- the ftsW gene encoding putative lipid II flippase FtsW, with the protein MTTAVPDDSGDMGLPRRLGHLRASVASAREAFDRPLTSYYLLVGASALLLTIGLVMVLSASSVWSFKVYDGDSYAVVRRQLMWLSLGLPAAFVASRMPLRWVRALAYPAYLFSLVLLLATAFVGTTVNGNQNWLGVGSLAIQPSEVAKLALVLWAAHIYANKERRLHSLHQLVVPVVPGLLLATLLVVAGRDLGTALIFFAILLGMLWVVGAPARLFWLAISLVSVAAIGLAATDTERVARITNFADPFQDYLDTGWQPAHGLYALSSGGWFGQGIGASQQKWGDLPEAHTDYIFAVLGEELGLVGTLLVVVLFLTIALAALRVARHTQEPFVRYASFGIVVWLVGQMIINVGMVLALLPVIGIPLPLISYGGSSLLPSLVALGLLIGFARSEPEAARALTARRRGRAAGVAAGASHSSPTA; encoded by the coding sequence GTGACCACAGCAGTCCCTGACGACTCCGGCGACATGGGGCTCCCTCGGCGGCTCGGCCACCTGCGTGCCTCGGTGGCCAGCGCCCGCGAGGCGTTCGACCGGCCGCTGACGTCCTACTACCTGCTCGTCGGTGCCTCGGCCCTGCTGCTGACCATCGGGCTGGTGATGGTGCTCTCGGCCTCCAGCGTGTGGTCGTTCAAGGTCTACGACGGCGACTCCTACGCCGTGGTGCGCCGCCAGCTGATGTGGCTCTCGCTCGGCCTGCCGGCGGCGTTCGTGGCCAGCCGGATGCCGCTGCGCTGGGTGCGCGCGCTGGCCTACCCGGCCTACCTCTTCTCGCTGGTGCTGCTGCTGGCCACGGCCTTCGTGGGCACCACCGTCAACGGCAACCAGAACTGGCTCGGTGTCGGTTCCCTGGCCATCCAGCCCTCCGAGGTCGCCAAGCTGGCGCTGGTGCTGTGGGCCGCCCACATCTACGCCAACAAGGAGCGCCGCCTGCACAGCCTGCACCAGCTCGTGGTGCCGGTCGTGCCGGGCCTGCTGCTCGCGACCCTGCTCGTGGTGGCCGGTCGCGACCTCGGCACCGCGCTGATCTTCTTCGCGATCCTGCTCGGCATGCTCTGGGTCGTCGGCGCCCCCGCCCGGTTGTTCTGGCTGGCGATCTCGCTGGTCAGCGTGGCCGCGATCGGCCTGGCCGCCACCGACACCGAGCGGGTCGCGCGCATCACCAACTTCGCCGACCCCTTCCAGGACTACCTCGACACCGGCTGGCAGCCCGCCCACGGCCTCTACGCGCTGTCCTCGGGCGGCTGGTTCGGGCAGGGCATCGGCGCCAGCCAGCAGAAGTGGGGCGACCTGCCCGAGGCGCACACCGACTACATCTTCGCCGTGCTCGGCGAGGAGCTCGGGCTGGTCGGCACCCTCCTGGTCGTCGTCCTCTTCCTGACCATCGCGCTGGCGGCGCTGCGGGTGGCCCGGCACACCCAGGAGCCGTTCGTGCGCTACGCCAGCTTCGGCATCGTGGTCTGGCTCGTGGGCCAGATGATCATCAACGTCGGCATGGTGCTGGCGCTGCTGCCGGTCATCGGCATCCCGCTCCCGCTGATCTCGTACGGCGGCTCCTCGCTGCTGCCCTCGTTGGTCGCGCTGGGCCTGCTGATCGGCTTCGCGCGCAGCGAGCCCGAGGCCGCCCGCGCCCTGACCGCCCGTCGCCGTGGCCGCGCCGCGGGGGTCGCGGCCGGTGCCTCGCACAGCAGCCCCACCGCCTAG
- the murD gene encoding UDP-N-acetylmuramoyl-L-alanine--D-glutamate ligase: MSAPRDLDGLDQTSSWEGVRAVVAGFGVSGFAAADNLNHLGASVTALDESATGKEEKAELLEVLGATIRLGEGATAVLPDDVDVLVTSPGWRPDSPLLAQARERGVPVWGEVELAWRLRHPEHAAPWLAVTGTNGKTTTVQMLETILRTAGLRAVAAGNVGLPIVEAVMDPTPYDVLAVELSSFQLHYTSSMSAESAAVLNVAEDHLDWYGSMADYAADKGRVYEQVQRACVYNADDPVTEQLVREADVVEGARAIGFTLGMPGVGMLGLVEDILVDRAFIEQRSDSAAELVTVDELASSAPHYVANALAAAALARAHGVSQQAVRDGLRAFRPDGHRIAEVARHEGVTWVDDSKATNPHAALASLRAYDSVVWVAGGLAKGARFEELVAAVRDRLRAVVLLGRDRAVVAEALARHAPDVPVIEVEAHETGVTDDEHGPMGRVVEAAAGLAQPGDTVLLAPGCASQDMFTDYGARGDAFAAAVRARTGPQE; encoded by the coding sequence GTGAGCGCTCCCCGCGACCTCGACGGCCTCGACCAGACCAGCTCCTGGGAGGGGGTGCGCGCGGTCGTCGCCGGCTTCGGCGTCTCCGGCTTCGCCGCCGCCGACAACCTCAACCACCTCGGCGCCAGCGTCACCGCGCTCGACGAGTCGGCCACGGGCAAGGAGGAGAAGGCCGAGCTCCTCGAGGTGCTCGGCGCCACCATCCGCCTGGGCGAGGGCGCCACGGCGGTGCTGCCCGACGACGTCGACGTGCTCGTCACCTCGCCGGGCTGGCGCCCCGACTCGCCGCTGCTGGCGCAGGCCCGCGAGCGCGGGGTCCCGGTCTGGGGCGAGGTCGAGCTGGCCTGGCGCCTGCGCCACCCCGAGCACGCCGCGCCCTGGCTGGCGGTGACCGGCACCAACGGCAAGACCACCACGGTGCAGATGCTCGAGACCATCCTGCGCACCGCCGGGTTGCGGGCCGTGGCGGCCGGCAACGTCGGGCTGCCGATCGTCGAGGCGGTGATGGACCCCACGCCGTACGACGTGCTGGCCGTCGAGCTCTCCAGCTTCCAGCTGCACTACACCAGCTCGATGAGCGCCGAGTCGGCCGCGGTGCTCAACGTCGCCGAGGACCACCTCGACTGGTACGGCTCGATGGCCGACTACGCCGCCGACAAGGGCCGCGTCTACGAGCAGGTCCAGCGCGCGTGCGTCTACAACGCCGACGACCCGGTGACCGAGCAGCTGGTCCGCGAGGCCGACGTGGTCGAGGGCGCGCGGGCCATCGGCTTCACCCTGGGCATGCCCGGGGTCGGGATGCTGGGGCTGGTCGAGGACATCCTGGTCGACCGGGCCTTCATCGAGCAGCGCTCCGACTCCGCCGCCGAGCTGGTCACCGTCGACGAGCTGGCCAGCAGCGCCCCGCACTACGTCGCCAACGCGCTCGCCGCGGCTGCGCTGGCCCGCGCCCACGGCGTCTCCCAGCAGGCCGTGCGCGACGGGCTGCGGGCCTTCCGCCCCGACGGGCACCGCATCGCCGAGGTGGCCCGTCACGAGGGCGTGACCTGGGTCGACGACTCCAAGGCCACCAACCCGCACGCGGCGCTGGCCTCGCTGCGCGCCTACGACAGCGTCGTGTGGGTGGCCGGCGGGCTGGCCAAGGGGGCGCGCTTCGAGGAGCTCGTCGCCGCGGTGCGCGACCGGCTCCGCGCGGTGGTCCTGCTGGGGCGCGACCGGGCGGTCGTCGCCGAGGCACTTGCGCGACACGCACCGGATGTACCCGTGATCGAAGTTGAGGCGCATGAGACTGGTGTGACTGACGATGAGCACGGGCCGATGGGTCGTGTCGTCGAGGCCGCCGCCGGTCTCGCCCAGCCGGGCGACACCGTGCTCCTGGCCCCGGGATGCGCCTCGCAGGACATGTTCACCGACTACGGAGCTCGCGGCGACGCGTTCGCCGCCGCCGTACGGGCCCGCACCGGGCCCCAGGAGTAG
- the mraY gene encoding phospho-N-acetylmuramoyl-pentapeptide-transferase codes for MRAILLGGGLALLISLIGTRYAIKQFTRWGYGQEVRDDGPTTHHVKRGTPTMGGVVIIGATVLGYFGAKLITLSPPTASALLLLLLFVGIGAVGFLDDFIKIYKQRSLGLRSKAKIVGQTVVGLTFGILALSPVLEDDRGQRPASFSLSFIRDFDSIVLPAAAVVALILVMVIATSNATNLTDGADGLLTGCSMMVFGAYTIVNIWQNNQWCGQSDITYGKCYEVRDPLDLAIVAAAITGACFGFLWWNASPAQIFMGDTGSLALGAALAGLAVLTRTELLLVIVGGVFVMETVSVMLQVTWFKASRRLTGTPKRLFRMAPIHHTFDMAWGEVTMVIRFWILTGLCVAGGLGIFYAEWVAGT; via the coding sequence GTGAGGGCGATCCTGCTGGGCGGAGGCCTGGCCCTGCTGATCTCGCTGATCGGCACCCGCTACGCGATCAAGCAGTTCACGCGGTGGGGCTACGGCCAGGAGGTCCGTGACGACGGCCCGACGACCCACCACGTCAAGCGCGGCACCCCCACCATGGGTGGCGTCGTCATCATCGGCGCGACCGTGCTGGGCTACTTCGGGGCGAAGCTGATCACCCTGAGCCCGCCCACCGCCTCGGCGCTGCTCCTGCTGCTGCTCTTCGTGGGCATCGGCGCCGTCGGGTTCCTCGACGACTTCATCAAGATCTACAAGCAGCGCAGCCTCGGGCTGCGCAGCAAGGCCAAGATCGTCGGCCAGACGGTGGTCGGCCTGACCTTCGGCATCCTGGCGCTGAGCCCGGTGCTGGAGGACGACCGCGGCCAGCGGCCGGCGTCGTTCTCGCTGTCCTTCATCCGCGACTTCGACAGCATCGTGCTGCCGGCCGCGGCGGTCGTGGCGCTGATCCTCGTCATGGTGATCGCCACCAGCAACGCCACCAACCTCACCGACGGCGCCGACGGGCTGCTCACCGGGTGCAGCATGATGGTCTTCGGCGCCTACACCATCGTGAACATCTGGCAGAACAACCAGTGGTGCGGCCAGTCCGACATCACCTACGGCAAGTGCTACGAGGTGCGCGACCCGCTCGACCTGGCGATCGTGGCCGCGGCCATCACCGGCGCCTGCTTCGGGTTCTTGTGGTGGAACGCCTCGCCGGCCCAGATCTTCATGGGCGACACCGGCTCGCTGGCGCTGGGCGCCGCACTGGCCGGCCTGGCCGTGCTGACCCGCACCGAGCTCCTCCTGGTCATCGTCGGCGGCGTCTTCGTGATGGAGACGGTCTCGGTGATGCTGCAGGTCACCTGGTTCAAGGCCAGCAGGCGCCTGACCGGCACCCCCAAGCGGCTCTTCCGGATGGCTCCGATCCACCACACCTTCGACATGGCCTGGGGCGAGGTCACCATGGTGATCCGGTTCTGGATCCTCACCGGCCTCTGCGTCGCCGGCGGGCTGGGCATCTTCTACGCCGAGTGGGTGGCGGGCACGTGA
- a CDS encoding UDP-N-acetylmuramoyl-L-alanyl-D-glutamate--2,6-diaminopimelate ligase yields the protein MPRPDVPATRPVDPPRTALSELADWARQALGMVEHRGDDPVLTGISLSSQRVRAGDLYAALPGARAHGADFVADALEAGAVAVLTDPAGAERVPAGVPLLVTDDPRRILGRLSARVYGDPAERLTMIGVTGTQGKTTTTRLLEGGLDGAGLVGAVIGTVGTRVAGRDVPTTLTTPEAPDLHGLFAAMVEQGVDVCAMEVSSHALVLGRVDGVVFDVAVFLNLGRDHLDFHDTVEEYYAAKASLFTPERARRALVNVDDEHGRRLAAETELPVATFSTTGVPATWGVGDVDASPSRSDFRVLGPGDRAFAGGVPLAGGFNVSNALAAVAAVGEASPGDVDPVDVAAQVAAGISALPGVPGRLESVVAGQDFEVVVDYAHKPDAVEAALGALRPLTTGRLVLVIGAGGDRDTGKRPVMGEIGARLADVLVVTDDNPRSEDPAAIRAALLAGAEQVPGDRRAEVLEVAGRRDAIAEALGHAGPGDIVLVAGKGHETGQDVDGVVHPFDDREVAAELLRARVTREPVGEPVERAERA from the coding sequence ATGCCTCGCCCTGACGTCCCCGCGACCCGGCCCGTCGACCCGCCGCGCACCGCGCTGAGCGAGCTGGCCGACTGGGCGCGCCAGGCCCTGGGCATGGTCGAGCACCGCGGCGACGACCCGGTGCTGACCGGCATCAGCCTCAGCAGCCAGCGCGTGCGCGCCGGCGACCTGTACGCCGCCCTGCCGGGCGCCCGCGCCCACGGGGCCGACTTCGTCGCCGACGCGCTCGAGGCGGGTGCGGTCGCGGTGCTGACCGACCCGGCGGGCGCCGAGAGGGTGCCCGCGGGGGTGCCGCTCCTGGTGACCGACGACCCCCGCCGGATCCTGGGCCGGCTGTCGGCCCGCGTCTACGGCGACCCCGCCGAGCGGCTGACGATGATCGGGGTCACCGGCACCCAGGGCAAGACCACCACCACCCGCCTGCTCGAGGGCGGGCTGGACGGCGCCGGACTGGTGGGCGCGGTGATCGGCACCGTCGGCACCCGCGTGGCCGGCCGCGACGTGCCGACGACGCTGACCACGCCGGAGGCCCCCGACCTGCACGGGCTCTTCGCGGCCATGGTCGAGCAGGGTGTCGACGTCTGCGCGATGGAGGTCTCCAGCCACGCCCTGGTGCTCGGGCGGGTCGACGGGGTCGTCTTCGACGTGGCGGTCTTCCTCAACCTCGGCCGCGACCACCTCGACTTCCACGACACGGTCGAGGAGTACTACGCGGCCAAGGCCTCGCTGTTCACCCCCGAGCGCGCCCGCCGGGCGCTGGTCAACGTCGACGACGAGCACGGGCGCCGGCTGGCGGCCGAGACCGAGCTGCCGGTGGCCACCTTCTCCACGACCGGCGTGCCGGCCACCTGGGGCGTCGGCGACGTCGACGCCTCGCCCAGCCGCTCCGACTTCCGGGTGCTGGGCCCGGGTGACCGGGCCTTCGCCGGCGGGGTGCCGCTGGCGGGCGGCTTCAACGTCTCCAACGCCCTCGCGGCGGTGGCCGCGGTGGGCGAGGCCAGCCCCGGCGACGTCGACCCGGTCGACGTGGCCGCCCAGGTGGCCGCCGGCATCAGCGCGCTGCCGGGGGTCCCCGGCCGCCTCGAGAGCGTGGTGGCGGGCCAGGACTTCGAGGTGGTCGTCGACTACGCCCACAAGCCCGACGCGGTCGAGGCGGCGCTGGGCGCGCTGCGCCCGCTGACCACCGGGCGGCTGGTGCTGGTCATCGGCGCCGGCGGCGACCGCGACACCGGCAAGCGGCCGGTGATGGGCGAGATCGGTGCGCGCCTGGCCGACGTGCTCGTCGTCACCGACGACAACCCCCGCTCCGAGGACCCCGCCGCGATCCGCGCGGCCCTGCTGGCCGGTGCCGAGCAGGTGCCGGGCGACCGGCGCGCCGAGGTGCTCGAGGTCGCCGGCCGGCGCGACGCGATCGCCGAGGCGCTGGGCCACGCCGGCCCCGGCGACATCGTGCTGGTCGCCGGCAAGGGCCACGAGACCGGCCAGGACGTCGACGGCGTGGTGCACCCCTTCGACGACCGCGAGGTCGCCGCCGAGCTGCTGCGCGCCCGGGTCACCCGGGAGCCCGTGGGGGAGCCGGTCGAGCGGGCCGAGCGGGCGTGA
- a CDS encoding peptidoglycan D,D-transpeptidase FtsI family protein, whose protein sequence is MPPTRPTPSHEVAARRGHPHFRLRVGFVLIAMVLSVFAGRLVQLQGIDPKAYAEMAAAEGMDEMVLPAQRGAILDRNGEPLAQSADGLMVVADPALVNTDEEGREVDRAPELAKFLSGKLDVDYFTLLQRLRTESRFQYVARGVPAATATKVVDRAEELGFDGLSTWRDPVREYPADDVAANLVGFLGTPLADGTPQPLAGFERTFDELLSGTDGSARYAMAAGNKLPLGDNTVVEAQDGQDLTLTVDRELQWYAQRVVRQTVQQSRGDSGLAVVMDSRTGEVLALADHPTFDANAPLASDEADLGSRAVSDVYEPGSVSKVLTMAGLLDAGKVTPRTRLTVPGSLARQDRTIGDWFPHDTIRLTLAGVLAKSSNIGTVLASDKFEDGQMRRYLAAFGLGSATGAGVRGESAGILPDPSLWTSQTQDRIAFGQSVSVNALQMAAAVNTIANDGVRVDPSLVRGSATTDAGEQVGTDQATTTEVISAEAARKTALMMERVVDPEAGVAPGAQIPGYRVAGKTGTAQRVGEECRCYDGTFTVSFAGFAPADDPRFTVYVVVQNPRNGGGGGSVAGPAFAKIAGYALRRYAVPPTGTPASDLPVEW, encoded by the coding sequence GTGCCCCCCACGCGCCCGACGCCGAGCCACGAGGTCGCGGCTCGCCGCGGCCACCCGCACTTCCGCCTGCGGGTCGGGTTCGTCCTGATCGCCATGGTGCTCTCGGTCTTCGCCGGCCGGCTGGTGCAGCTGCAGGGCATCGACCCGAAGGCCTACGCCGAGATGGCGGCGGCCGAGGGCATGGACGAGATGGTGCTGCCCGCCCAGCGCGGCGCGATCCTCGACCGCAACGGCGAGCCGTTGGCGCAGTCGGCCGACGGGCTGATGGTCGTGGCCGACCCGGCCCTGGTCAACACCGACGAGGAGGGCCGCGAGGTCGACCGGGCTCCCGAGCTCGCGAAGTTCCTCTCGGGCAAGCTCGACGTCGACTACTTCACCCTCCTGCAGCGCCTGCGCACCGAGAGCCGGTTCCAGTACGTCGCCCGCGGCGTGCCCGCGGCGACCGCGACCAAGGTGGTCGACCGCGCCGAGGAGCTCGGCTTCGACGGTCTCTCGACCTGGCGCGACCCGGTGCGGGAGTACCCCGCCGACGACGTGGCCGCCAACCTGGTCGGCTTCCTCGGCACCCCGCTGGCCGACGGGACCCCGCAGCCGCTGGCCGGCTTCGAGCGCACCTTCGACGAGCTGCTCTCCGGCACCGACGGCTCGGCCCGCTACGCGATGGCCGCCGGCAACAAGCTGCCGCTCGGCGACAACACGGTCGTGGAGGCCCAGGACGGCCAGGACCTCACGCTGACCGTCGACCGCGAGCTGCAGTGGTACGCCCAGCGCGTGGTGCGCCAGACGGTGCAGCAGTCGCGCGGCGACTCGGGCCTGGCGGTGGTGATGGACTCGCGCACCGGTGAGGTGCTGGCGCTGGCCGACCACCCGACGTTCGACGCCAACGCCCCGCTGGCCTCCGACGAGGCCGACCTGGGCTCGCGCGCGGTCAGCGACGTCTACGAGCCGGGCTCGGTCTCGAAGGTGCTGACGATGGCCGGGCTGCTCGACGCCGGCAAGGTCACCCCGCGCACCCGCCTGACGGTGCCCGGCTCGCTGGCCCGCCAGGACCGCACCATCGGTGACTGGTTCCCCCACGACACGATCCGGCTGACCCTGGCCGGGGTGCTGGCCAAGTCGTCCAACATCGGCACCGTGCTGGCCTCCGACAAGTTCGAGGACGGCCAGATGCGCCGCTACCTGGCGGCCTTCGGGCTCGGCTCGGCGACCGGCGCCGGCGTGCGCGGCGAGTCGGCCGGGATCCTGCCCGACCCCTCGCTGTGGACCAGCCAGACCCAGGACCGCATCGCCTTCGGCCAGTCGGTGTCGGTGAACGCCCTGCAGATGGCCGCCGCCGTCAACACGATCGCCAACGACGGGGTGCGCGTCGATCCGAGCCTGGTGCGCGGCAGCGCGACCACCGACGCGGGGGAGCAGGTCGGCACCGACCAGGCCACCACCACCGAGGTGATCAGCGCCGAGGCGGCCCGCAAGACGGCGCTGATGATGGAGCGCGTCGTCGACCCCGAGGCCGGGGTCGCGCCCGGCGCCCAGATCCCCGGCTACCGGGTGGCGGGCAAGACCGGCACCGCGCAGCGGGTGGGCGAGGAGTGCCGCTGCTACGACGGCACCTTCACCGTCTCCTTCGCCGGCTTCGCCCCCGCCGACGACCCGCGCTTCACCGTCTACGTCGTCGTGCAGAACCCGCGCAACGGCGGCGGTGGCGGCTCGGTCGCCGGCCCCGCGTTCGCCAAGATCGCCGGCTACGCGCTGCGCCGCTACGCCGTCCCGCCCACCGGCACCCCCGCCTCCGACCTGCCCGTCGAGTGGTGA